The Sphingomonas telluris genome includes a window with the following:
- a CDS encoding prolyl oligopeptidase family serine peptidase: MSFTRVWVSCAVLLASTALQHQAFAAPASRPAPPPAKPVTETHFGTKITDPYRYMEDEKDASVVDWMKAEGRYSRAFLDALPGHADMLSRLSAFTGSFDFVNSIQQAGGRTFYEERSPGADNFDLLVRNPDGTTKKLVDVAALRAANGGKAMALNYFQPSQDGSKVAVGLSEGGSENAKLTVIDVATGKTIAGPIERAQFGANNWTPDGTKMFVHIFQELAPGASSINKYKNSRTYVWDLQNPPVPVLGKGVGTLAFTEDEFPLIATTPGSDLALAISANGVQNEIALWTAPLSDALKPNVAWKPLAARSDDVTNAAISGNRIYLLSHKDAPTFQVLSMEAGQHISDAKVIVPAQPGRLIESISAAADGLYVRARRGVYSELFKVPLDGGPEQALPLPFKGSISELFADPREPGAIIQVEGWTTPPTTLAFAPSTGQFTDLKLGMTPAGFDPKQFRIEDLTAKAADGTAIPLSYLTAAGGTHPRPLLLWAYGSYGISQFPGFGSRVNMTLREGIDYAVCHVRGGGELGETWRLGGKDANKPNTWLDLIACAEDVIARGYTTKSMLFIGGGSAGGITMGRAMESRPDLFAGVFDLVPSANPLRMEFSLSGPANIPEFGSIKTEQGFKNLLAMDSIYHLKPGTHYPPIMITTGLNDPRVSSWEPAKLTASLLASGTKNPVLLRVDEDAGHGIGSTKTQSDELYADILTFIKWRLAQNGGVASAK; encoded by the coding sequence ATGTCGTTCACGCGTGTGTGGGTTTCTTGCGCCGTCCTTCTAGCCAGCACTGCTCTTCAACATCAGGCATTCGCGGCTCCTGCCTCTCGACCGGCACCGCCGCCCGCGAAGCCGGTCACGGAGACGCATTTCGGCACCAAGATCACCGATCCCTACCGGTACATGGAGGATGAGAAGGACGCGTCGGTCGTCGACTGGATGAAGGCCGAAGGCCGCTATTCGCGCGCCTTCCTCGACGCTCTTCCGGGTCACGCGGACATGCTCTCCAGGTTGAGCGCGTTCACCGGCTCATTCGATTTCGTGAACTCGATTCAGCAGGCCGGCGGCCGAACCTTTTATGAGGAGCGCTCGCCTGGCGCGGACAATTTCGACCTGCTCGTGCGCAACCCGGACGGGACGACCAAGAAGCTGGTCGACGTCGCGGCGCTCCGCGCTGCCAACGGCGGCAAGGCAATGGCGCTCAACTATTTCCAGCCTTCGCAGGACGGCTCGAAAGTCGCCGTGGGACTGTCCGAAGGAGGCTCCGAGAACGCCAAGCTCACGGTCATAGACGTGGCCACGGGTAAGACGATTGCGGGACCGATCGAGCGCGCTCAATTCGGAGCGAACAACTGGACGCCCGACGGCACCAAGATGTTCGTCCACATCTTCCAGGAACTCGCGCCGGGCGCCTCCTCGATCAACAAGTACAAGAACAGCCGGACGTACGTATGGGATCTGCAGAATCCGCCTGTTCCGGTGCTCGGAAAGGGCGTTGGGACGCTTGCGTTCACCGAGGATGAGTTCCCCTTGATCGCGACGACGCCGGGGAGCGATCTCGCGCTCGCAATTAGCGCTAACGGCGTCCAGAACGAGATCGCCCTGTGGACGGCGCCGCTATCCGATGCGCTGAAACCCAATGTCGCCTGGAAGCCGCTCGCGGCGCGTTCGGACGACGTCACCAACGCCGCGATTTCGGGCAACCGCATCTACCTGCTCAGCCACAAGGACGCCCCGACCTTCCAGGTGCTATCGATGGAAGCCGGTCAGCACATCTCCGACGCCAAGGTCATCGTCCCAGCGCAACCCGGTCGCCTCATCGAATCCATCTCTGCCGCCGCCGACGGGCTGTATGTTCGTGCGCGCCGCGGCGTTTATTCGGAGCTCTTCAAGGTACCGCTCGATGGCGGGCCCGAGCAGGCGCTGCCCCTTCCGTTCAAGGGGTCGATCAGCGAACTGTTTGCCGATCCGCGCGAGCCCGGAGCCATTATCCAGGTGGAGGGTTGGACCACTCCGCCGACGACGCTCGCCTTCGCGCCGTCGACCGGCCAGTTCACCGATCTGAAGCTGGGGATGACTCCTGCGGGCTTCGATCCGAAGCAGTTCCGCATCGAGGACCTCACGGCCAAAGCGGCAGACGGAACGGCCATTCCGCTGAGCTATCTGACCGCGGCCGGCGGAACGCATCCGCGACCGCTGTTGCTGTGGGCTTACGGCTCATACGGCATCTCCCAATTCCCCGGTTTCGGCTCGCGCGTGAACATGACCCTTCGCGAGGGCATCGATTACGCCGTCTGCCACGTTCGCGGCGGCGGCGAGCTGGGCGAGACCTGGCGTCTCGGCGGCAAGGACGCCAACAAGCCCAACACGTGGCTCGACCTGATCGCCTGCGCGGAAGACGTGATCGCCCGCGGCTATACGACCAAGTCCATGCTGTTCATCGGCGGCGGCTCTGCAGGGGGAATCACAATGGGCCGAGCGATGGAGTCGAGGCCCGACCTCTTCGCTGGCGTGTTCGACTTGGTGCCGTCCGCCAATCCACTCCGGATGGAGTTCTCGCTCAGCGGACCAGCGAACATCCCGGAATTCGGCTCGATCAAGACCGAGCAGGGATTCAAGAACCTGCTGGCGATGGACTCGATCTATCACTTGAAGCCGGGCACGCACTACCCGCCGATCATGATCACGACCGGCCTCAACGACCCGCGCGTGTCCAGCTGGGAACCGGCCAAGCTGACGGCGAGCCTCTTGGCTTCGGGCACGAAGAACCCGGTGCTCCTGCGCGTGGACGAGGATGCGGGTCACGGCATCGGCTCAACGAAGACGCAGAGCGACGAGCTCTACGCCGACATCCTGACGTTCATCAAATGGCGTCTCGCGCAGAATGGAGGCGTTGCTTCGGCGAAATAG
- a CDS encoding calcium-binding protein: MTTTTLTDGPDVFTTTWRSSEDVLFLNVYMLGGDDRFSNVGWGSLRIYLGAGNDYALINPCYQAIVYGEAGDDTVDANLNSPLTFYGGDGADRVNFLKSSFFVTIDGGPGNDSFYANNFTIGGSIKGGAGDDIFRGFGNYGGYKPTLAGGPGNDTYFVNPAAVPSLVESAGEGTDTVRTKSSYTLPTGVSIERLLANDSLSTAAINLTGNELANVINGNAGPNVLKGQAGSDTLHGLGGNDTLIGGPGNDLLYGGKGDDWIRVVSSNDGADRTYGDLGADFIELTIGDVIAYSSWQQSSPDFGRDTGVTQQRGDPWTVDFTGFDANLALAGVQKLVFDANDSTPEAGELSYLKGGLFGVQVIGLQANVDSDPQAEFILYFGWEAQAPPSLIFG; encoded by the coding sequence TTGACGACGACCACGCTCACCGATGGCCCCGATGTCTTCACCACGACCTGGCGGTCGTCCGAAGATGTGCTCTTCCTCAACGTCTACATGCTCGGTGGAGACGACCGGTTCAGCAATGTCGGCTGGGGATCGCTCAGGATCTATTTGGGCGCTGGAAACGACTATGCCCTCATCAACCCCTGCTATCAGGCGATCGTCTACGGCGAAGCAGGTGACGATACGGTCGATGCGAATCTCAATTCCCCGCTCACGTTCTACGGGGGCGACGGGGCCGACCGCGTCAATTTCCTCAAGTCATCCTTCTTCGTCACTATCGACGGCGGGCCAGGAAACGACAGCTTCTACGCCAACAACTTCACGATCGGAGGCTCGATAAAGGGCGGGGCTGGAGACGACATTTTCAGAGGCTTCGGCAATTACGGGGGTTACAAGCCGACATTGGCGGGTGGGCCTGGCAATGACACCTACTTCGTCAACCCAGCCGCCGTCCCCAGCTTGGTGGAGAGTGCTGGCGAAGGTACTGACACCGTACGCACGAAGAGCAGCTACACACTACCCACCGGCGTCAGCATCGAGCGACTCCTTGCCAACGATTCTCTCTCCACTGCCGCCATCAATCTTACGGGAAACGAGCTCGCGAACGTCATTAACGGCAATGCCGGTCCTAATGTGCTGAAGGGCCAAGCCGGCTCCGACACGCTCCACGGCCTCGGAGGCAACGACACCTTAATTGGCGGGCCGGGCAACGACCTTCTCTACGGCGGGAAGGGCGACGATTGGATCCGGGTCGTGAGCTCGAACGATGGAGCCGATCGCACTTATGGCGATTTGGGCGCAGACTTTATCGAGCTGACAATCGGCGACGTCATTGCCTATTCGTCATGGCAGCAATCCAGCCCCGATTTTGGCCGGGACACGGGTGTCACCCAGCAAAGAGGCGACCCCTGGACGGTCGACTTCACGGGATTCGACGCGAATCTCGCGCTGGCCGGTGTCCAGAAGCTGGTGTTCGATGCGAACGACAGCACGCCCGAAGCTGGCGAACTTTCGTACCTCAAAGGCGGGCTCTTCGGTGTCCAAGTCATAGGGCTGCAGGCCAACGTGGATAGCGATCCTCAGGCCGAGTTCATCCTGTACTTCGGCTGGGAAGCCCAAGCGCCGCCAAGCCTCATATTCGGCTAG
- a CDS encoding N-acetyltransferase: protein MNPQPLTIRPLELVKRGRKAFVDFAWEVYKDDPAWVPPLKDEVHGLLNPKKNPWFEHARAQFWLAYRGEKFVGRISAQVDDLVLKHMGGGTGQWGMFEALDAEAASELIATAEAWLRQQGMTRALGPFSLSIWDEPGLEIEGFDEAPTAMMGHHKPEYQGWVEAAGYEKAKDLVTYSLDISDWEDPLINRLIAAGERNPRIRIRLVDKSKFDEEARLILNLLNDAWSSNWGYVPLTEAEIAYAGKKLKPIIFSELVRVAELDGEPVAFMLTIPDINELTKDLNGELFPFNFIKLLWRLRKPRTRRLRVPLMGVAKKLHGSRLASQLAFMMIEFTRRDAVTKFGATQGEFGWILEDNKGMLSIAQLPGAFINHRYRIYEKAL, encoded by the coding sequence ATGAACCCCCAGCCTCTGACCATCCGTCCGCTCGAGCTTGTGAAGAGAGGCCGCAAGGCGTTCGTCGACTTCGCGTGGGAGGTCTACAAGGACGATCCCGCCTGGGTCCCGCCGCTCAAGGACGAGGTCCACGGCCTTCTCAACCCTAAGAAGAATCCGTGGTTCGAACATGCGCGGGCGCAATTCTGGCTGGCGTACCGCGGCGAGAAGTTCGTCGGGCGCATCAGCGCACAAGTCGACGACCTCGTGCTCAAACATATGGGCGGAGGCACCGGCCAATGGGGCATGTTCGAAGCCCTCGATGCCGAGGCTGCGTCCGAGCTGATCGCTACCGCCGAGGCGTGGCTTCGGCAGCAAGGCATGACCAGGGCGCTCGGGCCGTTCAGCCTGTCCATCTGGGATGAGCCGGGACTGGAGATCGAGGGTTTCGACGAAGCCCCGACGGCCATGATGGGGCATCACAAGCCGGAATATCAGGGCTGGGTCGAAGCCGCGGGCTACGAGAAGGCGAAGGACCTCGTCACCTACTCGCTAGACATTTCGGACTGGGAGGACCCGCTGATCAACCGGTTGATCGCCGCGGGCGAGCGAAATCCGCGCATCCGCATTCGCCTGGTCGACAAGTCGAAGTTCGACGAGGAAGCGCGCCTGATCCTGAACCTGCTCAACGACGCTTGGTCCAGCAATTGGGGCTACGTCCCCCTCACCGAGGCCGAGATCGCCTACGCCGGCAAGAAGCTGAAGCCGATCATCTTCAGCGAGCTGGTGCGGGTCGCCGAGCTGGACGGCGAACCGGTGGCTTTCATGCTCACCATCCCGGACATCAACGAGCTGACGAAGGACCTCAACGGCGAGCTGTTCCCCTTCAACTTCATCAAGCTGCTTTGGCGCTTGCGCAAGCCGCGCACGCGGCGCCTGCGCGTCCCGCTGATGGGCGTCGCCAAAAAGCTCCATGGATCGCGGCTCGCCAGCCAACTCGCCTTCATGATGATCGAATTCACCCGCCGCGACGCCGTAACGAAATTCGGCGCCACGCAGGGCGAGTTCGGCTGGATCCTGGAAGACAACAAGGGAATGCTGTCGATCGCCCAGCTTCCGGGCGCCTTCATCAATCACCGCTACCGGATCTACGAGAAGGCGCTTTGA
- a CDS encoding fatty acid desaturase family protein encodes MANTAILERNAVEAADKQHVFARADDKTMLKAAADLTRDLNVARPAIYWADLAASAVVGYAAMFAAMFVHSTSLAIVAGFVAILALYRAGSFIHELTHLKPNAVPGFRFVWNLIVGIPLLVPSFMYEGVHNQHHAKRYYGTLNDPEYLPLALMKPWTLPVFMIAALLAPIGMLIRFGVLAPLTLLSPKLRDAVVAKYSGLQINPKFRRPQPEGEFRRQWLAMEIAASIWAIALLAMVATGVIPLRPFVIFLGISSGVMFLNQIRTLVAHLWENDGEPMTVTAQFLDSVNVPPPSTLPIFWAPVGLRYHALHHLLPGLPYHALGEAHRRLCAALDEQSVYHDSTHRGLSPLVGRLASSSWRNHA; translated from the coding sequence ATGGCAAACACGGCAATCCTGGAACGCAATGCGGTCGAGGCTGCGGACAAGCAGCACGTATTCGCGCGCGCCGACGACAAGACGATGCTCAAGGCCGCGGCGGACCTGACCCGCGACCTCAACGTCGCTCGTCCGGCGATCTACTGGGCCGACCTCGCGGCTTCGGCGGTGGTTGGCTATGCGGCGATGTTCGCGGCGATGTTCGTTCATTCGACCTCGTTGGCGATTGTTGCCGGTTTCGTAGCGATCCTCGCGCTCTATCGTGCGGGCAGCTTCATCCACGAGCTGACGCACCTGAAGCCGAACGCCGTTCCCGGCTTCCGCTTCGTCTGGAACCTGATCGTCGGCATTCCGCTGCTGGTACCGTCCTTCATGTACGAAGGCGTCCACAATCAACATCATGCCAAGCGCTATTACGGCACGCTCAACGATCCCGAATATCTGCCCTTGGCGCTGATGAAGCCCTGGACCCTGCCGGTGTTCATGATCGCCGCGCTCCTCGCGCCGATCGGCATGCTGATCCGCTTCGGCGTTCTTGCGCCGCTTACGCTGCTTTCGCCAAAGCTGCGCGATGCCGTGGTGGCGAAATATTCGGGCCTTCAGATCAATCCTAAGTTCCGCCGTCCGCAGCCGGAAGGCGAGTTCCGGCGGCAGTGGCTGGCGATGGAAATCGCGGCAAGCATCTGGGCGATCGCGCTCTTGGCGATGGTCGCGACTGGCGTGATCCCGCTGCGTCCCTTCGTGATCTTCCTTGGCATTTCTTCGGGCGTGATGTTCCTCAATCAGATTCGCACGCTCGTTGCGCACCTGTGGGAGAATGACGGCGAGCCGATGACGGTGACCGCGCAGTTCCTGGACAGCGTCAACGTTCCGCCGCCTTCGACCCTGCCAATCTTCTGGGCTCCGGTCGGGCTGCGTTATCACGCGCTGCACCACCTGCTGCCGGGCCTACCGTATCACGCGTTGGGCGAGGCGCATCGCCGCCTTTGCGCAGCGCTCGATGAGCAGTCGGTCTACCATGATTCCACCCACCGTGGCCTGTCGCCGCTGGTTGGCCGCCTCGCTTCGAGCAGCTGGCGCAATCACGCCTAG
- the lptG gene encoding LPS export ABC transporter permease LptG → MINLHFFPSKQLAFYTVRLFVTRSLAVLVALVLVLMTLDLLGESSKILAVPGNGEAQLWHYVALRLPLLISRFLPFAVLLGTLIAFTGLNQHSEVVAMKAAGISAHQMLAPLILASLVIGGGLFFFNERVVVNANRQVTAWSDNDYKPVPPESGILSNVWLLQGDDLIQAKMVGGHGSSFHVDGLTIYDRGTNGVLERIVRADRATPENGEWKLTGVKVYDSTMSMIRKVPDMQALAGLQPEQLTLAKVDPDQLDFWTLKERISQLELAGRPADEAKAGLWHKITGPLSTLLMPLLAAIAAFGLARSGQVLLRACIGMALGFAYFVADNFSIAMGNVGAYPPFLAAWAPFLLFLLVGETVLFRSEE, encoded by the coding sequence ATGATCAACCTGCACTTCTTCCCGTCGAAGCAGCTCGCCTTTTACACGGTGAGGCTGTTTGTCACCCGAAGCCTCGCAGTGCTTGTCGCGCTCGTTCTTGTGCTGATGACGCTCGATCTGCTCGGCGAGTCCAGCAAGATTCTTGCGGTGCCCGGCAACGGCGAGGCGCAGCTTTGGCATTATGTCGCGCTCCGGCTCCCGCTGTTGATTTCGAGGTTCCTGCCCTTTGCAGTGCTGCTGGGAACTTTGATCGCTTTCACAGGGCTGAACCAGCATAGCGAGGTCGTCGCCATGAAGGCCGCGGGCATCTCGGCGCACCAGATGCTGGCGCCATTGATCCTCGCGAGCCTCGTCATCGGCGGTGGCCTCTTCTTCTTCAATGAGCGCGTGGTGGTGAACGCGAACCGACAGGTCACGGCGTGGAGCGACAACGACTACAAGCCCGTGCCGCCTGAAAGCGGCATTCTGTCCAACGTATGGCTGCTTCAGGGCGACGACCTGATCCAGGCGAAGATGGTCGGCGGACACGGATCCAGCTTTCACGTCGACGGGCTGACCATCTACGATCGCGGCACCAATGGCGTCCTGGAACGCATCGTCCGCGCCGACCGCGCCACGCCGGAGAACGGCGAATGGAAGCTGACGGGTGTCAAAGTCTATGACTCGACCATGAGCATGATCCGAAAGGTGCCGGACATGCAGGCCCTCGCGGGTCTCCAGCCGGAGCAACTGACCCTCGCGAAGGTCGATCCCGACCAGCTCGATTTCTGGACGTTGAAGGAGCGCATCTCTCAGCTTGAGCTTGCGGGACGTCCGGCGGACGAAGCCAAGGCCGGCTTGTGGCACAAGATCACCGGACCCCTGTCGACGTTGCTGATGCCGCTCTTGGCAGCCATTGCGGCGTTCGGCCTAGCCCGGTCGGGACAGGTGCTCCTGCGTGCATGCATCGGCATGGCGCTCGGCTTCGCCTATTTCGTCGCCGACAATTTCAGCATCGCGATGGGCAACGTGGGTGCCTATCCGCCCTTCCTCGCGGCCTGGGCTCCGTTCCTGCTCTTCCTGCTGGTCGGAGAGACGGTCCTGTTCCGCTCGGAAGAGTAG
- the lptF gene encoding LPS export ABC transporter permease LptF — protein sequence MRRLSLIDRYLAKAIAVPLIGTLLLAAMLLVLDKMLRLFDFVVNAGGPVSVVWRMLANLLPEYFSLGIPIGLMLGILLAFRRLALTSELDALRGIGMSYGRMLRVPYAYAVGLLLLNLFIVGWLQPWTHYGYERLRFDLRSGALGASIKVGEFNTLGKRMTLRIDKSEHRGTQLHGIFVQADDKNGMSVAATAEHGRFLSTDDPDVILFRLERGQLIQDSPKFTTPRTLSFDLYDFPINLPRVDPFRQRGHEELEELTLPELVRVGYLSPTASREDRLGAQANLHFRIVEVLMMLMLPLLAVSLAVPPKRSSSALGIFVGIVIVVAYHKVNQWAEGAAARGKIEPVIAMWTPLIVLCVLIYWMYHVLAHKPGGQPIGALEKGFSRVGKMVRRLLPKAQTA from the coding sequence GTGCGCCGTTTGAGTTTGATCGACCGATACCTCGCAAAGGCGATCGCGGTGCCGCTCATCGGCACGCTTTTGCTGGCTGCGATGCTGCTCGTCCTCGACAAGATGCTCCGACTGTTCGACTTCGTGGTAAACGCGGGCGGCCCGGTCAGCGTGGTTTGGCGGATGCTCGCCAACCTGCTGCCGGAATATTTCTCGCTCGGCATTCCGATCGGCCTGATGCTGGGCATCCTCCTCGCCTTCCGCAGGCTCGCGCTGACGTCGGAGCTCGACGCGTTGCGCGGCATCGGCATGAGCTACGGGCGGATGTTGCGCGTCCCCTATGCCTATGCCGTGGGGCTCCTGTTGCTGAACCTGTTCATCGTCGGCTGGCTGCAGCCCTGGACCCACTACGGCTACGAGCGGCTTCGCTTCGACCTTCGCTCGGGCGCCCTGGGGGCCTCGATCAAGGTCGGGGAGTTCAACACTCTCGGCAAGCGCATGACCTTGCGCATCGACAAAAGCGAACATCGCGGAACGCAGCTGCACGGGATTTTCGTGCAGGCTGACGACAAGAACGGGATGTCCGTGGCTGCGACCGCTGAGCACGGTCGGTTCCTGTCGACTGACGATCCCGACGTCATCCTGTTCCGCCTGGAAAGGGGCCAGCTCATTCAGGATTCGCCGAAATTCACGACGCCTCGGACCCTGTCGTTCGACCTCTACGATTTCCCCATCAATCTTCCGAGAGTGGATCCTTTCCGCCAGCGCGGGCATGAGGAACTGGAGGAGCTGACTCTGCCGGAGCTTGTCCGTGTCGGCTACCTGAGCCCGACCGCCTCCAGGGAAGACCGGCTCGGCGCCCAGGCGAACCTCCACTTCCGGATTGTCGAAGTGCTGATGATGCTGATGCTGCCCTTGCTGGCCGTCTCATTGGCCGTGCCTCCCAAGCGAAGTTCCTCGGCGCTCGGGATCTTCGTGGGGATCGTGATCGTCGTCGCCTATCACAAGGTGAACCAGTGGGCGGAAGGCGCCGCCGCACGGGGCAAGATTGAGCCGGTGATCGCGATGTGGACGCCCCTCATCGTGCTGTGCGTCCTCATTTACTGGATGTACCACGTGCTCGCGCACAAGCCGGGCGGCCAGCCGATCGGCGCGCTTGAAAAGGGCTTCAGCCGGGTCGGCAAGATGGTTCGGCGGCTGCTTCCGAAGGCGCAGACTGCATGA
- a CDS encoding diacylglycerol/lipid kinase family protein, with product MSRPRIALLSNPKSTGNIAQLSRIRDYCADHPDLFHYEVERADQIGEALRTIARVRPKMLIINGGDGTVQAALTEIHNGGHFEEAPPPVAVLPNGKTNLIALDLGAHGDPIRALERLVNLAQSDLSPHIVERELIALRYDASPHPVIGMFLGGAGLADTMLYCRNKIYPLGLPNGISHALTLIALMARMLLRLQSRFLPPKPTLMELSVRRDGTISGRFAVLAVTTLEKMLLSSEVKSSGTGRLKVLAVEERPGSLVQAFAATLGGKLGRSGMRGVHFAETDEISIEGENTNLILDGEMFRTRIGHPITLKPAQPLSFVRLAA from the coding sequence ATGTCGCGTCCTCGTATCGCATTGCTGTCCAACCCGAAGTCCACGGGCAATATCGCGCAGCTTTCGCGAATCCGCGACTATTGCGCCGATCACCCCGACCTCTTCCATTACGAGGTCGAGCGGGCGGACCAGATCGGCGAGGCCCTGCGGACGATTGCTCGGGTGCGGCCGAAGATGCTGATCATCAACGGCGGCGACGGCACGGTTCAGGCCGCGCTGACTGAGATCCACAACGGCGGTCATTTCGAAGAGGCGCCGCCGCCGGTCGCGGTCCTGCCCAACGGCAAGACAAACCTCATCGCTCTGGACCTTGGCGCGCATGGCGATCCGATCCGGGCGTTGGAGCGTCTGGTGAACCTGGCGCAGTCGGACCTCAGCCCGCACATCGTCGAGCGCGAGCTGATCGCCCTTCGCTACGATGCTTCGCCGCATCCGGTGATCGGCATGTTCCTCGGCGGCGCGGGGCTTGCGGACACGATGCTGTACTGCCGCAACAAGATCTATCCGCTTGGCCTGCCGAACGGGATCAGCCATGCTCTGACGCTCATCGCGTTGATGGCGCGGATGCTGCTGCGCCTGCAGTCGCGCTTCCTCCCGCCCAAGCCGACACTGATGGAGCTTTCCGTCCGCCGCGACGGCACAATCTCCGGACGGTTTGCGGTCCTCGCGGTCACGACCCTCGAGAAGATGCTGCTGTCCAGCGAGGTGAAGAGCAGCGGCACCGGTCGGCTGAAGGTCCTCGCGGTCGAAGAGCGGCCCGGCTCTTTGGTGCAGGCCTTCGCTGCCACTTTGGGCGGGAAGCTCGGCCGGTCGGGCATGCGCGGCGTGCATTTCGCCGAGACCGACGAAATCAGCATTGAGGGCGAGAACACCAACCTGATACTCGACGGTGAGATGTTCCGCACCAGGATCGGTCATCCGATCACTCTGAAGCCCGCTCAGCCGCTCTCGTTCGTCCGCCTCGCGGCCTGA